One Kallotenue papyrolyticum genomic window carries:
- a CDS encoding glycosyltransferase family 4 protein, producing the protein MSGATIAILHYAGPPGIGGVEATIAAHIRLLADDGYAVRVVVGAGGSSDGREDLRVLPRLGSRHPEVEAVSAELRRGAVTPAFHALVETLADELQTALQGCSVALVHNVPTLHKNLAFTAALHRLHMAGRAPRLLAWAHDFAWRDPLYLPELHSGWPWDLLRTPWPDVQYVAVSQDRRAMLAALLGLPTSAIAVVTPGVDVARLAKVEPATWALVEQHRLLEADPLLLLPARITRRKNIEGALRIVAALRDAGLRPRLVVTGPPGPHNPANAAYLDELQRLRTKLDAPVLFLYESFRDDQGRPRPVSEAMIADWLSLADGLLFPSRAEGFGMPVIEAALRGVPVFCADIAPFREIAGDNAWFFDLNAPPATVAQQIASALHDDPRYRLRQHVRAHYTWQAIYRRTIKPLLDAGPAPAASATERAR; encoded by the coding sequence ATGTCAGGAGCAACCATCGCCATCCTCCACTATGCCGGCCCACCGGGCATCGGCGGCGTTGAGGCCACCATCGCCGCGCACATCCGCCTGCTGGCCGATGACGGCTATGCCGTGCGCGTGGTTGTGGGCGCCGGCGGCAGCAGCGATGGCCGTGAGGACCTGCGCGTCCTGCCGCGCTTGGGCTCGCGCCACCCCGAAGTTGAAGCCGTCAGCGCCGAGCTGCGCCGCGGCGCGGTGACGCCCGCGTTTCACGCCCTGGTGGAGACGCTCGCCGACGAGCTGCAGACGGCGCTGCAGGGATGTTCCGTCGCGCTGGTGCACAACGTGCCCACGCTGCATAAGAACCTGGCCTTCACAGCGGCCCTCCATCGCCTGCACATGGCCGGACGGGCACCGCGGCTGCTGGCCTGGGCCCACGACTTCGCCTGGCGCGATCCGCTCTATCTTCCCGAGCTACACTCCGGCTGGCCTTGGGATCTGCTGCGCACGCCCTGGCCCGACGTCCAGTACGTGGCCGTGTCGCAGGATCGCCGCGCCATGCTTGCCGCGCTGCTGGGCCTGCCCACGTCGGCGATCGCCGTGGTCACCCCCGGCGTTGATGTGGCCCGGCTGGCCAAAGTCGAGCCCGCGACCTGGGCCTTGGTGGAGCAGCACCGCCTACTGGAGGCCGATCCGCTGCTGCTGCTACCGGCGCGCATCACGCGCCGCAAAAACATCGAAGGCGCGCTGCGCATCGTCGCCGCGCTGCGCGACGCCGGTCTGCGCCCGCGGCTGGTGGTCACCGGGCCGCCCGGACCGCACAATCCGGCCAACGCCGCCTACCTGGACGAGCTGCAACGCCTGCGCACCAAACTTGACGCGCCCGTGCTCTTCCTGTATGAGTCCTTCCGTGATGATCAGGGACGCCCCCGTCCCGTCAGCGAGGCGATGATCGCCGACTGGCTGAGTCTGGCCGATGGTCTGCTCTTCCCATCGCGCGCCGAGGGCTTCGGCATGCCGGTGATCGAAGCTGCGCTGCGTGGCGTGCCCGTCTTCTGCGCCGATATCGCGCCGTTCCGCGAGATCGCCGGCGACAACGCCTGGTTCTTCGATCTGAACGCGCCGCCGGCCACGGTGGCGCAGCAGATTGCGAGCGCGTTGCACGACGATCCACGCTATCGCCTGCGCCAGCATGTGCGCGCGCACTATACCTGGCAAGCGATCTATCGCCGCACCATCAAACCGTTGCTGGATGCCGGGCCAGCACCTGCCGCCAGCGCCACGGAACGCGCCCGATGA